The Streptomyces sp. NBC_01353 genome contains a region encoding:
- a CDS encoding HNH endonuclease signature motif containing protein, translating to MAANPRNGRPYRRLVAHVKALGLPCARCGGYINPKLDPRSPWSFTLDHIVPLSRGGSLLDPANARSMHRRCNSARGNRTGATAPQRTSRRW from the coding sequence GTGGCAGCCAACCCCCGCAACGGACGCCCCTACCGCCGCCTCGTCGCCCACGTGAAGGCGCTCGGGCTGCCCTGCGCCCGCTGCGGCGGCTACATCAACCCCAAGCTCGACCCTCGGTCACCGTGGTCGTTCACGCTCGACCACATCGTGCCCCTGTCGCGCGGTGGCAGCCTGCTCGACCCCGCCAACGCGCGCTCCATGCACCGACGGTGTAACAGCGCCCGCGGCAACCGGACGGGCGCCACGGCCCCGCAGCGAACCTCGCGGAGGTGGTGA
- a CDS encoding GIY-YIG nuclease family protein, which translates to MTDAGVELNAETIEIAIKVGRSKHEGLARQRRTRPERIEIVYYIKRAELVKIGTTRNPAHRLHTLMPDEILAFEPGGPDLEARRHKQFHPERVWRRGEYFRSSPRLQKHIAELRDLHGDPDDSWPSIATMGRGYRRGREDVVLPAPASGELLTSAEAAKRFTMSVSTISQWVRRGRIVAAGTNEKGRPVYHLEHVEFLISRGRESQNWRPR; encoded by the coding sequence ATGACTGACGCCGGCGTCGAACTCAATGCCGAGACCATAGAGATTGCCATCAAGGTTGGCCGCAGCAAGCACGAAGGACTCGCTCGCCAGAGGCGGACCCGACCCGAACGCATCGAGATCGTGTACTACATCAAGCGCGCCGAGCTCGTGAAGATCGGGACGACAAGGAATCCGGCTCACAGGCTGCACACGCTCATGCCAGACGAGATCCTGGCCTTCGAGCCCGGAGGGCCTGACCTTGAGGCGCGAAGGCACAAGCAGTTTCATCCCGAGCGAGTCTGGCGGCGGGGTGAATACTTCCGGTCCTCGCCGCGCCTGCAGAAGCACATCGCAGAGCTGCGAGATCTGCATGGAGACCCCGACGACTCCTGGCCAAGCATTGCAACGATGGGGCGGGGTTACAGGCGCGGACGGGAGGACGTGGTACTGCCTGCCCCAGCCAGCGGCGAGCTACTGACCTCCGCCGAGGCCGCCAAGAGGTTCACCATGAGCGTGTCGACCATCAGTCAATGGGTAAGGCGCGGACGGATCGTCGCAGCCGGAACGAACGAGAAGGGACGTCCCGTCTATCACCTCGAGCACGTCGAGTTCCTCATCAGCCGTGGTCGCGAAAGCCAGAACTGGAGGCCCAGGTAG
- a CDS encoding FtsK/SpoIIIE domain-containing protein, whose amino-acid sequence MTIETLPGATPDPEWDRLIANYPATYKEPAPADPMSDLPLVPEWTRSGSGWKDRGSAARLNSTRAWRRWVRRQTTEHGHASQIGRGLRRTAVWVQGIEGTQVAVAKHEARRAHHEYKAAKWAHDKRLIPGKEKDKRRTDMDKAATASTSAMAGYKKARNEARAKRALRGAAALASIAAVEGAGLYLVGAPGGILATGSALVAFALMGRRTDEGAVYNDRTAKIGDGDRMTDDMIDRGFRDAGIIRGDQAVIFRSPVIQDGKAWLVHVEVTGSVTVDDVRKKTKQLASALGIPRHQMDIRDEGREDHLSLWVSMSDPFGRAVPNPLIDTSDKVNAWRNGLPLGFDKRGSIILATISDYSLLVAGTTRSGKGMAIANILVGAMLDPRIRVRLFDGKGTGEYVGIAQSLDTFVRRNPERLLQFLKILAAELERRTEILVDLGVSKATEELLAELGGIELVIVDELATYTVKGGLNGQHAEEIVELLAQIAAVGAAVGIVLVLATQSPKVDVVPSRLRGNCAGRWAMRVESAAASNTILGDGAAGDGYDSSEIPNSKATRGRGWLTTPDTGYIEARSLFVDVENGDLRKAAKVGLELRELVGRVPGQYPDPIEDQLAVDTGISMVAGGPTGKGTAVRAEREPDILDHLIKAATASGEGNLSRAEAFTYLALMDAEFARGADETDSAYATRAGSLIKARLDELGVDVPVATVQRGTQRPRGWRLSDLADAR is encoded by the coding sequence GTGACCATCGAGACCCTGCCCGGCGCGACCCCCGACCCCGAGTGGGACCGGCTGATCGCCAACTACCCGGCCACCTACAAGGAGCCCGCCCCGGCCGACCCGATGTCGGACCTGCCGCTCGTGCCCGAGTGGACGCGAAGCGGCAGCGGCTGGAAGGACCGCGGCTCCGCGGCCCGCCTCAACTCCACGCGCGCCTGGCGCCGCTGGGTCCGCCGGCAGACCACCGAACACGGCCACGCCTCGCAGATCGGCCGTGGCCTCCGACGAACCGCAGTCTGGGTCCAGGGCATCGAAGGCACCCAGGTCGCCGTCGCCAAGCACGAAGCCCGCCGCGCCCACCACGAGTACAAGGCCGCCAAGTGGGCCCACGACAAGCGCCTCATCCCCGGCAAGGAGAAGGACAAGCGGCGCACCGACATGGACAAGGCGGCCACCGCGTCCACGTCGGCGATGGCCGGCTACAAGAAGGCCCGCAACGAGGCCCGCGCCAAGCGGGCCCTCCGCGGCGCCGCCGCCCTCGCCTCGATAGCTGCCGTCGAAGGCGCCGGTCTCTACCTCGTCGGCGCGCCCGGCGGGATCCTCGCCACCGGTTCCGCTCTCGTCGCCTTCGCCCTCATGGGTCGCCGCACCGACGAAGGCGCCGTCTACAACGACCGCACCGCCAAGATCGGCGACGGCGACCGCATGACCGACGACATGATCGACCGCGGGTTCCGTGACGCCGGCATCATCCGTGGCGACCAGGCCGTCATCTTCCGCAGCCCCGTCATCCAGGACGGAAAGGCGTGGCTCGTCCACGTCGAGGTCACCGGCAGCGTCACCGTCGACGACGTCCGCAAGAAGACCAAGCAGCTCGCCTCCGCACTCGGCATCCCCCGCCACCAGATGGACATCCGAGACGAAGGACGCGAAGACCACCTCAGCCTGTGGGTCAGCATGAGCGACCCCTTCGGCCGCGCGGTCCCCAACCCGCTCATCGACACCAGCGACAAGGTCAACGCCTGGCGCAATGGCCTGCCTCTTGGCTTCGACAAGCGCGGCTCCATCATCCTCGCCACCATCTCCGACTACTCACTGCTCGTCGCCGGCACCACCCGCTCAGGCAAGGGCATGGCCATCGCCAACATCCTCGTCGGCGCCATGCTCGACCCCCGCATCCGCGTCCGCCTCTTCGACGGCAAGGGCACCGGCGAGTACGTCGGCATCGCCCAGTCCCTCGACACCTTCGTCCGCCGCAACCCCGAACGGCTCCTGCAGTTCCTCAAGATCCTCGCTGCCGAACTGGAACGACGCACCGAGATCCTCGTCGACCTCGGCGTCTCCAAGGCCACCGAGGAACTCCTCGCAGAACTGGGCGGCATCGAGCTCGTCATCGTCGACGAGCTCGCCACCTACACCGTCAAGGGCGGCCTCAACGGCCAGCACGCCGAAGAGATCGTCGAGCTCCTCGCCCAGATCGCCGCCGTCGGCGCCGCTGTCGGCATCGTCCTCGTCCTCGCTACCCAGTCGCCGAAGGTCGACGTCGTACCGTCCCGGCTCCGCGGCAACTGCGCGGGCCGCTGGGCCATGCGAGTCGAGTCGGCTGCTGCCTCCAACACGATTCTCGGCGACGGCGCCGCAGGGGACGGGTACGACTCGAGCGAGATCCCGAACAGCAAGGCGACCCGCGGCCGAGGCTGGCTCACCACCCCCGACACCGGCTACATCGAGGCCCGCAGCCTCTTCGTCGACGTTGAGAACGGCGACCTGCGCAAGGCCGCCAAGGTCGGCCTCGAGCTCCGCGAGCTGGTGGGCCGAGTCCCCGGCCAGTACCCCGACCCCATCGAGGACCAGCTCGCCGTCGACACCGGTATCTCCATGGTCGCCGGCGGACCCACTGGCAAGGGCACCGCAGTCCGGGCGGAACGCGAACCCGACATCCTCGACCACCTGATCAAGGCTGCGACCGCGAGCGGCGAAGGCAACCTGTCCCGCGCCGAAGCGTTCACCTACCTCGCCCTCATGGATGCCGAGTTCGCCCGCGGCGCCGACGAGACGGACAGTGCGTATGCGACCCGGGCCGGAAGTCTCATCAAGGCCCGGCTCGACGAGCTCGGCGTGGACGTGCCTGTCGCCACCGTGCAGCGCGGCACACAGCGGCCCCGCGGCTGGCGCCTCAGCGACCTGGCCGACGCCCGATAG
- a CDS encoding pRL2-8, with product MAQDECPQCEEHAQLHRGNILGLGDQKTPCPECEDHARNGCPDRRKSWSWW from the coding sequence ATGGCCCAGGACGAGTGCCCGCAGTGCGAGGAGCACGCCCAGCTCCACCGCGGCAACATCCTCGGGCTCGGTGACCAGAAGACGCCGTGCCCGGAGTGCGAGGACCACGCCCGCAACGGATGCCCCGACCGCCGGAAGAGCTGGAGCTGGTGGTAG
- a CDS encoding NUDIX domain-containing protein — protein MDVIRTWSGQHAAALQEAMRATNEEFARRLGVAVRTVAAWHAAPATVPRREIQRALDGLHERATPAERNRFASILQPDAATRAQALRVAIAIVVRANEVLLVCRRGDEPLSWGFPAGVVKPGGSPSAVAVQETLAETAVHCTVRQHLGIRVHPTTGVLASYEFCEYLAGEARNADPVENLDTSWVPISSLTKFIPTEQIYPPVLAALEALA, from the coding sequence GTGGACGTGATCAGGACGTGGAGTGGCCAGCACGCCGCAGCGTTACAGGAAGCGATGCGGGCTACGAATGAAGAGTTCGCGCGGCGCCTTGGCGTGGCCGTCCGCACGGTGGCAGCGTGGCACGCCGCCCCGGCCACAGTGCCTCGCCGCGAGATACAGCGCGCCCTAGATGGCCTGCATGAACGGGCGACCCCGGCGGAGCGCAATCGCTTCGCCTCGATTCTCCAACCGGACGCCGCGACACGCGCTCAGGCGCTCCGTGTAGCCATCGCAATCGTCGTTCGGGCCAACGAAGTTCTACTCGTGTGCCGACGCGGCGATGAGCCTCTTTCGTGGGGATTCCCTGCCGGCGTGGTCAAGCCTGGCGGCAGCCCCAGTGCAGTCGCAGTGCAGGAGACGCTCGCGGAGACTGCCGTGCACTGCACTGTGCGCCAGCATCTTGGGATACGAGTTCACCCGACGACTGGCGTCCTAGCTAGCTACGAGTTCTGCGAGTACCTGGCCGGCGAGGCACGCAACGCCGACCCAGTTGAAAACCTCGACACCAGCTGGGTTCCGATCAGCAGCTTGACGAAGTTCATCCCGACCGAGCAGATCTACCCGCCTGTACTGGCAGCCCTGGAGGCGCTGGCATGA
- a CDS encoding NUDIX hydrolase — MTETTTEQGISTAIITRDDRVLMIRRREREGKLLWAFPGGGIEDGETPEQAAVRETAEEVDLEVKAVRSLGDRVHPQTGRHMSYVACEVVGGEARVADEEELAEVAWIRLAEIPDYVPWGLFGPVQEYLNETLPA; from the coding sequence ATGACCGAGACGACGACTGAGCAGGGCATCTCGACTGCGATCATCACCCGGGACGACCGCGTCTTGATGATCCGGCGCCGGGAGCGGGAGGGGAAGCTGCTGTGGGCCTTCCCGGGCGGAGGCATCGAGGACGGCGAGACGCCCGAGCAGGCCGCGGTGCGCGAGACGGCCGAGGAGGTCGACCTGGAGGTGAAGGCCGTCCGCTCGCTCGGCGACAGGGTCCACCCGCAGACCGGCCGGCACATGTCCTACGTCGCCTGCGAGGTCGTCGGCGGTGAGGCCCGGGTCGCCGACGAGGAGGAGCTGGCCGAGGTCGCGTGGATCCGGCTGGCTGAGATCCCGGACTACGTTCCGTGGGGGCTGTTCGGTCCGGTGCAGGAGTACCTGAACGAGACGCTGCCCGCCTGA
- a CDS encoding HNH endonuclease, which yields MRVDRNTKHWTDHQRWLLAAETGFACAYCQILFGSVVRKPRREPTILRLNVDHFMPFAWTRREDDLLNCVAACQICNGLKQDTIFDSVVNARRHLDRLWVKAGYLVEFIPTRSNFEDPAGWAREYARYLRTAGIRMDAE from the coding sequence GTGCGAGTAGACCGCAACACCAAGCACTGGACCGACCACCAACGCTGGTTACTCGCAGCCGAGACCGGCTTCGCGTGCGCCTACTGCCAGATCCTCTTCGGATCCGTCGTCCGCAAGCCCAGGCGCGAACCCACGATTCTCCGACTGAACGTCGACCACTTCATGCCGTTCGCATGGACCCGCCGAGAAGACGACCTCCTCAACTGCGTCGCGGCCTGCCAGATATGCAACGGCCTCAAGCAGGACACGATCTTTGACTCCGTCGTCAACGCTCGGCGCCACCTCGACCGCCTTTGGGTCAAAGCCGGCTACCTCGTCGAGTTCATACCGACCCGGTCCAACTTCGAGGATCCCGCCGGCTGGGCCCGTGAATACGCCCGCTACCTGCGAACCGCTGGCATCCGCATGGACGCCGAGTAG
- a CDS encoding LuxR C-terminal-related transcriptional regulator, whose translation MADLTGRERAVVLAAANGTSYRDLAHQWGIEEITVRGYGHRAIRKLGGRSIAHAVFLACQAGILDGRPRRHGDHAGYVAHIRRGEDPKDCEPCRTGERAYRNGLDSQRHDKEQAA comes from the coding sequence ATGGCAGACCTCACCGGCCGCGAGCGTGCCGTCGTCCTCGCCGCCGCCAACGGCACCTCGTACCGGGACCTCGCCCACCAGTGGGGCATCGAGGAGATCACCGTCCGCGGCTACGGCCACCGCGCCATTCGCAAGCTCGGCGGCCGAAGCATCGCCCATGCCGTCTTCCTCGCCTGCCAGGCCGGGATCCTCGACGGCCGGCCGCGGCGCCACGGAGACCACGCCGGCTACGTGGCGCACATCCGGCGGGGCGAGGACCCGAAGGACTGCGAGCCGTGCCGGACCGGTGAACGCGCCTACCGGAACGGGCTCGACTCCCAGCGACACGACAAGGAGCAGGCTGCATGA
- a CDS encoding SLOG family protein: protein MTQPTPYRVLVTGSRDWADAGLVWSALNNVRDEAYAASRQLIVVHGACPSGADADAAHWAEIGSQFVTWIQVEAHPAKGHPTQDFGPWPGAGPRRNQYMVSLGADVALAFIGPCTSPRCRRPGPHLSHGASGCADLAEKAGIPVRRWTA from the coding sequence ATGACCCAGCCCACGCCATACCGGGTCCTCGTCACCGGCAGCCGCGACTGGGCGGATGCGGGACTCGTGTGGTCCGCGCTCAACAACGTCCGCGACGAGGCCTACGCTGCGAGTCGCCAGCTGATCGTGGTCCACGGCGCGTGCCCCAGCGGCGCCGACGCAGACGCCGCCCACTGGGCTGAGATCGGCAGCCAGTTCGTCACCTGGATTCAAGTCGAGGCGCACCCCGCGAAAGGCCACCCCACCCAGGACTTCGGCCCATGGCCCGGGGCCGGCCCCCGCCGGAACCAGTACATGGTCAGCCTTGGCGCTGACGTGGCCCTCGCCTTCATCGGCCCATGCACGAGCCCACGCTGCCGTCGACCGGGGCCGCACCTGTCGCATGGCGCCAGTGGATGCGCGGACCTCGCCGAGAAGGCCGGCATCCCCGTCCGACGGTGGACGGCGTAA
- a CDS encoding HNH endonuclease signature motif containing protein, with protein sequence MTVRQNPCIECGTPRFYARGRCQTCYGRWRRQQKRAGSFSLLIVHGAPLRKLTERAEPGSDGCVLYTGYITDGGYGQISVNGSQKLAHRAIYELTVGPIPEGMELDHICHNRDSSCVGGTSCRHRRCINVDHLEPVTGAENTRRGRTWAINGTKTHCPQGHPYDDENTHRYGGRRYCRACNREVGRRSKQERAA encoded by the coding sequence ATGACGGTGAGGCAGAACCCCTGCATCGAATGCGGAACGCCGAGGTTCTACGCCCGCGGTCGGTGCCAGACCTGCTACGGCCGGTGGCGCAGGCAGCAGAAGCGAGCTGGCAGCTTCTCCCTGCTCATAGTCCACGGCGCGCCGCTCAGGAAGCTGACCGAGCGAGCGGAGCCGGGATCCGACGGCTGCGTTCTCTACACCGGCTACATCACTGACGGCGGCTACGGGCAGATCAGCGTCAACGGAAGCCAGAAGTTGGCCCACCGGGCCATCTACGAACTGACGGTCGGCCCCATCCCGGAGGGCATGGAGCTGGATCACATCTGCCACAACAGGGACTCGTCCTGCGTGGGCGGCACTTCCTGCCGTCATCGCCGGTGCATCAACGTCGACCACCTCGAGCCCGTGACTGGGGCGGAGAACACGCGTCGCGGGAGGACCTGGGCGATCAACGGCACGAAGACGCATTGCCCCCAGGGGCATCCCTACGACGACGAGAACACCCACCGGTACGGCGGTCGCCGCTACTGCAGAGCTTGCAACCGGGAAGTCGGGCGTCGCTCCAAGCAGGAGCGTGCGGCATGA
- a CDS encoding replicative DNA helicase gives MSADLWDGPLDEQPAGPPVIADLDAERILAAAVMARTDLVDDLAMQGFDPADITTDRYRWIWYAVEEIRASLQPGAIRWEAIDRQLQAWRADGRMPTVPSTEDELRDLYIDAAPASAPWAADQVTRKAVAARLVAHGHDCITRGRSAAFDPDADVAAAQSELDGVVRTSTDDETIQVSDLLAGVLERAVTPPTNEDRIPTGFIDLDGLFTGGFMPGQMIVVGARPAMGKTTFGLGLARAAAVHNGITTLFESLEMGRDELANSVVSAEARVPLHHIKQGTVTDDGVQRLARRAPQIKAAPLYISDNAHLSMPILRARVRHLVRTAGLRLVVVDYLQLMQAPKAESRQVAVSEMSRQLKLLAKEFGITVVVLAQLNRGPEQRTDKTPMVSDLRESGSIEQDADIVILLHREDAYAKESPRAGEADLIVGKHRGGPTATITTAFQGHYARFVDMAVTG, from the coding sequence ATGAGCGCCGACCTGTGGGACGGCCCCCTCGACGAGCAGCCCGCCGGCCCGCCCGTCATCGCCGACCTCGACGCCGAACGCATTCTCGCCGCCGCGGTCATGGCCCGCACCGACCTCGTCGACGACCTTGCCATGCAGGGCTTCGACCCGGCCGACATCACCACCGACCGCTACCGCTGGATCTGGTACGCCGTCGAGGAGATCCGCGCCAGCCTCCAGCCCGGCGCCATCCGCTGGGAAGCCATCGACCGGCAGCTGCAGGCCTGGCGAGCCGATGGCCGGATGCCCACGGTGCCTTCCACTGAGGACGAGCTGCGGGATCTCTACATCGACGCTGCGCCGGCCTCGGCGCCGTGGGCCGCAGACCAGGTCACCAGGAAGGCAGTCGCCGCCCGTCTCGTCGCCCACGGCCACGACTGCATCACCCGTGGACGCTCGGCCGCCTTCGACCCGGATGCCGACGTCGCAGCAGCCCAAAGCGAACTCGACGGCGTCGTCCGCACCAGCACCGACGACGAGACCATCCAGGTGAGCGACCTGCTGGCCGGTGTCCTCGAGCGGGCGGTCACCCCGCCCACGAACGAGGACCGCATCCCGACCGGATTCATCGACCTCGACGGCCTCTTCACCGGCGGCTTCATGCCGGGCCAGATGATCGTCGTCGGCGCCCGCCCCGCCATGGGCAAGACCACGTTCGGCCTCGGCCTCGCCCGCGCCGCCGCCGTCCACAACGGGATCACCACCCTGTTCGAATCGCTGGAGATGGGGCGCGACGAACTCGCCAACAGTGTCGTCTCGGCCGAAGCCCGGGTCCCGCTGCACCACATCAAGCAGGGCACCGTCACCGACGACGGCGTCCAGCGCCTCGCCCGGCGGGCCCCGCAGATCAAGGCGGCGCCGCTGTACATCAGCGACAACGCGCACCTGTCGATGCCGATCCTGCGGGCCCGCGTCCGACACCTGGTACGCACCGCTGGCCTCCGACTCGTCGTCGTCGACTACCTGCAGCTGATGCAGGCACCCAAGGCCGAGTCCCGTCAGGTCGCCGTCTCGGAGATGTCGCGGCAGCTCAAGCTCCTCGCGAAGGAGTTCGGCATCACCGTCGTTGTACTCGCCCAGCTGAACCGCGGGCCTGAACAGCGGACCGACAAGACGCCGATGGTGTCCGACCTGCGCGAGTCCGGATCCATCGAGCAGGACGCCGACATCGTGATCCTGCTGCACCGCGAAGACGCCTACGCCAAGGAATCCCCCCGCGCCGGCGAAGCCGACCTCATCGTTGGCAAGCACCGCGGCGGCCCGACAGCAACGATCACCACCGCGTTCCAGGGGCATTATGCCCGTTTTGTGGACATGGCGGTGACGGGATGA
- a CDS encoding DnaA/Hda family protein, producing MPSTSDRDDDRQSVLQERREDAVTGFLGRTPLIYRGDIEIHTKAAEWADQGDAAPRSLFLTGAIGVGKTHTAWQATRSWLATHITRTGSMPSIETWRSTALFDALRPDNRDLDVRLLTAELQNADLLYIDDLAAARVSPTGWTQERLYEIFDERYINGRPCLITCDVLPGETGDIVGDRVQSRLREMFRGGVLLLKGHDRRAVAA from the coding sequence ATGCCCTCAACTTCTGACCGAGACGACGATCGGCAGTCCGTGCTGCAGGAGCGCCGCGAGGACGCTGTCACCGGCTTCCTCGGCCGCACCCCCCTCATCTACCGAGGTGACATCGAGATCCACACCAAGGCGGCCGAGTGGGCCGACCAGGGCGACGCCGCCCCCCGCAGCCTGTTCCTCACCGGAGCCATCGGCGTCGGCAAGACGCACACCGCCTGGCAAGCCACGCGCAGCTGGCTCGCCACCCACATCACCCGAACCGGCTCCATGCCGTCGATCGAGACCTGGCGCTCCACCGCCCTCTTCGACGCCCTGCGCCCCGACAACCGTGACCTCGACGTCCGCCTGCTCACCGCCGAACTTCAGAACGCCGACCTGCTCTACATCGACGACCTCGCCGCAGCCCGCGTCTCCCCAACCGGCTGGACCCAGGAACGGCTCTACGAGATCTTCGACGAGCGGTACATCAACGGCCGGCCCTGCCTCATCACCTGTGACGTGCTCCCTGGAGAAACCGGCGACATCGTCGGCGACCGCGTCCAGTCCCGGCTCCGCGAGATGTTCCGCGGCGGCGTACTCCTCCTCAAGGGCCACGACCGTCGGGCGGTGGCCGCATGA
- a CDS encoding AAA family ATPase, whose product MSQLPPPTRTARPQQADDYDNGPFTFRPASKDGQRARLSLQGPSGSGKTWTGLSIAAGFAEGERFAVIDTERGAASLYIDDIPGAQFDTLPMRRYDPRDLIKALAAAAQAGYPVAMVDSLSHYWKGADGTLDQVDKAASKYGGNKFAGWKDGGELQNDMIEALMAYPGHIVATMRASTKWVLEENERGQKVPVDKGVLAEQRKGIEFEFGVAAELNRHNQLRFIKSRCPAFRGLELDRPDGAADIAKPYLDWLRAGAKEIDATTWVDLASSAEATADGLLALYRDVEAASALATPLMHPETGQPTSLGAYIKERGTALKAAQ is encoded by the coding sequence GTGTCCCAGCTTCCGCCTCCCACCCGCACCGCGCGGCCCCAGCAGGCCGACGACTATGACAACGGACCCTTCACCTTCCGCCCTGCCAGTAAGGACGGCCAGCGGGCACGGCTTTCCCTCCAGGGCCCCTCCGGATCTGGCAAGACCTGGACAGGCCTGTCCATCGCTGCTGGCTTCGCCGAGGGTGAGCGGTTCGCCGTCATCGACACCGAACGCGGCGCCGCCAGCCTCTACATCGACGACATCCCCGGCGCCCAGTTCGACACCCTGCCCATGCGCCGCTACGACCCTCGCGACCTCATCAAGGCCCTCGCCGCCGCAGCGCAGGCCGGCTACCCGGTCGCCATGGTCGACTCCCTGTCGCACTACTGGAAGGGAGCCGACGGCACCCTCGACCAGGTCGACAAGGCCGCCAGCAAGTACGGCGGGAACAAGTTCGCCGGCTGGAAGGACGGTGGCGAGCTCCAGAACGACATGATCGAAGCGCTCATGGCCTACCCGGGCCACATCGTCGCCACTATGCGGGCCTCCACGAAGTGGGTCCTCGAGGAGAACGAGCGCGGGCAGAAGGTCCCCGTAGACAAGGGCGTCCTCGCTGAGCAGCGCAAGGGCATCGAGTTCGAGTTCGGCGTCGCCGCCGAGTTGAACCGGCACAACCAGCTGCGGTTCATCAAGTCCCGCTGCCCCGCCTTTCGCGGCCTGGAACTCGACCGACCCGACGGCGCCGCCGACATCGCCAAGCCCTACCTCGACTGGCTGCGAGCCGGCGCCAAGGAGATCGACGCCACGACGTGGGTCGACCTGGCCAGCTCCGCCGAGGCCACCGCCGACGGACTCCTCGCCCTCTACCGCGACGTCGAGGCCGCCAGCGCTCTGGCGACCCCGCTCATGCACCCCGAGACCGGCCAGCCCACCAGTCTCGGCGCCTACATCAAGGAGCGCGGCACCGCGCTCAAGGCCGCCCAGTAA
- a CDS encoding PD-(D/E)XK nuclease-like domain-containing protein, protein MTAAGGEVEPGLYDIPAELYHSDPIPGGSLSSTGIRRLTDCPARFKYFLDNPEPYKPAYEFGTAAHTVVLGDGPELIVVDEKRWDTDETKAKVAAIRAAGNVPLKAEARQRIDDMAQALASNPEAADLLTPRSGIAEQSAFWPDHNGIWRRTRFDWLRPDGIVDYKTTRSVHPLALEKTVHEWGYHQQDDFYLTTAVELGLIPPTAFFKFIYQEKQPPYLVTVAELDATAMSIGRRLNERALHLYAAGRATGHWPAYSDSTVLISVPPWVERQYA, encoded by the coding sequence GTGACCGCCGCCGGGGGCGAGGTCGAGCCCGGCCTGTACGACATCCCCGCCGAGCTGTACCACAGCGACCCCATCCCCGGCGGCAGCCTCTCCTCCACCGGTATCCGGCGCCTCACCGACTGCCCCGCCCGGTTCAAGTACTTCCTCGACAACCCCGAGCCCTACAAGCCGGCCTACGAGTTCGGCACCGCAGCCCACACCGTCGTCCTCGGCGACGGACCCGAGCTGATCGTCGTCGACGAGAAGCGCTGGGACACCGACGAGACCAAGGCCAAGGTCGCCGCCATACGCGCCGCCGGCAACGTGCCCCTCAAGGCCGAAGCCCGCCAGCGCATCGACGACATGGCCCAAGCCCTCGCCAGCAACCCCGAAGCCGCCGACCTCCTCACTCCCCGAAGCGGCATCGCCGAACAGTCCGCCTTCTGGCCCGACCACAACGGCATCTGGCGCCGGACCCGATTCGACTGGCTCCGCCCCGACGGAATCGTCGACTACAAGACCACCCGCTCCGTCCACCCGCTCGCCCTCGAGAAGACCGTCCACGAGTGGGGCTACCACCAGCAGGACGACTTCTACCTGACCACCGCGGTCGAGCTCGGCCTCATCCCGCCGACCGCCTTCTTCAAGTTCATCTACCAGGAGAAGCAGCCGCCCTACCTGGTGACCGTCGCCGAACTCGACGCCACCGCCATGAGCATCGGCCGCCGCCTCAATGAGCGGGCCCTGCACCTGTACGCCGCGGGCCGCGCGACCGGCCACTGGCCGGCCTACAGCGACAGCACCGTCCTCATCTCGGTCCCCCCGTGGGTCGAGCGCCAGTACGCCTAG